One Campylobacter concisus DNA window includes the following coding sequences:
- the rpiB gene encoding ribose 5-phosphate isomerase B produces the protein MKIDKVFLASDHAGFELKNELKEAIKGLGYEVVDLGTNDKNSVDYPDYAHLLASKLEPNCYGVLVCGTGIGISIAANRHENVRCALCHDEFTARLAREHNDANVIAFGARVIGAGVAISAVEAFLKTEFAGGRHERRVKKIELEAGK, from the coding sequence ATGAAGATAGACAAAGTTTTCTTAGCTAGCGATCACGCTGGTTTTGAGCTAAAAAACGAGCTTAAAGAGGCTATTAAAGGGCTTGGATACGAAGTGGTTGATCTTGGCACAAACGATAAAAATAGCGTTGATTACCCTGATTATGCGCATTTGCTAGCGAGCAAGCTTGAGCCTAACTGCTACGGCGTGCTAGTTTGTGGCACTGGCATAGGCATATCAATAGCTGCAAACAGGCACGAAAACGTAAGATGTGCCCTTTGCCACGACGAATTTACCGCTAGACTTGCAAGAGAGCACAACGACGCAAATGTGATCGCTTTTGGCGCAAGGGTTATTGGCGCAGGCGTGGCTATCTCGGCGGTTGAAGCCTTTTTAAAGACTGAGTTTGCAGGCGGCAGACACGAAAGAAGAGTCAAAAAAATAGAGCTTGAGGCAGGCAAATGA
- the apt gene encoding adenine phosphoribosyltransferase: MKILDQKGKEFLLNSIRCINDFPKPGIVFRDITTLLNNKEAFNFLIDHLVARYEDAKIDYIAGIESRGFIFGAALAARLRLPFVPIRKPKKLPFITLSQKYSLEYGVDEVQIHIDAFGEKAGARVLLCDDLIATGGTAKASVELINQTNATCVEACFLIDLVDLKGSEKLKPLTKIYSVLEV, encoded by the coding sequence ATGAAAATTTTAGATCAAAAAGGCAAAGAATTTTTACTAAACTCTATTCGCTGCATAAACGACTTTCCAAAGCCTGGCATAGTCTTTCGTGACATCACGACGCTACTAAACAACAAAGAGGCATTTAACTTTTTGATAGATCATTTGGTGGCTAGATATGAGGACGCAAAGATTGATTACATCGCTGGCATCGAGTCTCGTGGCTTTATCTTTGGCGCGGCGCTTGCAGCAAGGCTAAGGCTGCCTTTTGTGCCTATTCGCAAGCCAAAAAAACTGCCTTTTATCACACTTTCTCAAAAATATAGCCTAGAATATGGCGTCGATGAAGTGCAAATTCACATCGATGCTTTTGGAGAAAAAGCAGGCGCAAGAGTGCTTTTATGTGACGATCTCATAGCCACTGGAGGCACTGCAAAGGCTTCAGTTGAGCTTATCAATCAAACTAACGCAACCTGCGTAGAAGCGTGCTTTCTCATAGATCTAGTCGATCTAAAAGGTAGCGAAAAGCTAAAGCCGCTTACTAAAATTTACAGCGTTTTAGAGGTTTAG
- a CDS encoding DedA family protein, translated as MEEFFIELLKEYGYIILFVWCIMEGEMALIMAGILAHTTHMHIALAIFVAGLGGFVGDQIYFYLGRYNKKYIAKRLHTQRRKFAVAHIMLKKYGWPIIFLQRYMYGFRVIIPLCIGLTGYDAKKYAFINLISAWCWAAITTIPAWILGEHILVLLQKAKEHWYVAIPVVAIFMGLLIYTFKRIENKILNERRDRRHAVSNS; from the coding sequence ATGGAAGAGTTTTTTATAGAACTGCTTAAAGAGTACGGATACATCATACTTTTTGTCTGGTGTATCATGGAGGGCGAGATGGCCTTAATAATGGCTGGAATTCTCGCTCACACCACACACATGCACATCGCGCTTGCTATCTTTGTGGCTGGACTTGGAGGCTTTGTGGGAGATCAAATTTACTTCTACCTTGGCCGTTACAATAAAAAATACATCGCAAAAAGGCTTCACACGCAGCGGAGAAAATTTGCAGTGGCGCACATAATGCTGAAAAAATACGGCTGGCCGATCATCTTTTTGCAACGCTATATGTATGGCTTTCGTGTCATCATCCCGCTTTGCATAGGACTTACTGGTTATGACGCTAAAAAATATGCCTTTATAAATTTGATCAGCGCTTGGTGCTGGGCGGCGATCACCACCATACCTGCTTGGATACTTGGCGAGCATATATTAGTGCTGCTTCAAAAAGCAAAAGAGCACTGGTATGTCGCTATCCCAGTGGTTGCTATATTTATGGGGCTTTTGATCTATACATTTAAGCGCATCGAAAATAAAATTTTAAACGAAAGGAGAGACAGAAGACATGCAGTTTCAAATAGTTGA